One part of the Calditrichota bacterium genome encodes these proteins:
- a CDS encoding HEAT repeat domain-containing protein yields the protein MVSSSESSQQLREAVSGASMEELLQQAVSGADWRERRLAIIALGYCREPSVQQPTLIKTLIGLLRDPLPEIQQAAVISLGRLGASEALEELSKPRIVNSLDMRVRWSAINVLRTLGDHRVIETLIAAADDEEWLVRNEALIGLQQKVADIVASGDENLARILLRMLALEEEPVVSLAISGLVQMGERSIDMVIESMRSPSELVRRNAARVLGEMRNPAAIEPLVKALDDDEADVRCAAVRALADIGDPRAIEPLVAALSDTSEKVHQAASQALVRFGRLATHALLRALDHERNKTPLRTIILTLGKIRDQAALPHLVRHLSSSYFTVRGAAIAALKPYGTAIVPHLLKMLAVNESDVSDLLASAADTDNPTVQVRAINALGSLEEHRAVPLLKRLVAGENQEVAEAAQEALAKIGCAAWGRCGALALLGEMGDRSLVPVVEKSLKDDSTNVRLEAVRALGKFASEQVIATLGQTALTDPDPYIRAEALRTI from the coding sequence ATGGTGTCATCGAGCGAAAGTAGCCAGCAGCTGCGGGAGGCCGTGAGTGGCGCCTCAATGGAGGAATTGCTGCAGCAGGCAGTTTCTGGCGCAGACTGGCGCGAACGCCGCTTGGCAATCATTGCCCTTGGCTATTGCCGCGAACCCTCGGTGCAGCAGCCGACCCTGATCAAGACCTTGATCGGCCTGTTGCGCGACCCCCTGCCCGAGATCCAACAAGCAGCGGTCATCTCCTTGGGGCGGCTTGGCGCCAGCGAGGCCCTCGAGGAGCTCAGCAAGCCCCGCATCGTCAACTCGTTGGACATGCGCGTGCGCTGGTCGGCGATCAACGTGCTCAGAACTTTGGGCGACCACCGTGTCATCGAGACCCTCATTGCCGCGGCAGACGACGAGGAGTGGCTGGTGCGCAACGAGGCGCTCATTGGCCTGCAGCAAAAGGTGGCCGATATTGTTGCCTCTGGCGATGAAAACCTCGCGCGCATTCTCCTGCGCATGTTGGCGCTTGAGGAGGAGCCGGTGGTGAGCCTGGCAATCTCGGGCCTGGTGCAGATGGGCGAGCGCAGCATCGACATGGTCATCGAAAGCATGCGCAGCCCCAGCGAGCTGGTGCGCCGCAACGCCGCACGCGTGCTCGGCGAGATGCGCAATCCCGCGGCGATTGAACCGCTGGTAAAGGCCTTAGATGACGACGAGGCCGACGTGCGCTGCGCCGCAGTGCGAGCGCTTGCCGACATCGGCGATCCGCGTGCCATCGAGCCTTTGGTGGCGGCCCTGAGCGACACCAGCGAGAAGGTTCATCAAGCTGCCAGTCAAGCGTTGGTGCGCTTTGGCCGCCTCGCGACCCATGCGTTGCTGCGCGCCCTCGATCATGAGCGGAACAAGACGCCGCTCCGCACGATCATCCTCACGTTGGGCAAGATTCGCGATCAGGCAGCCCTCCCTCATCTGGTCAGACACCTAAGCAGCAGCTACTTCACCGTGCGGGGCGCGGCCATCGCTGCTCTCAAGCCGTACGGCACCGCCATTGTGCCGCACCTACTGAAAATGCTCGCCGTCAACGAGAGCGATGTCAGTGACCTGCTGGCGAGCGCCGCCGACACCGACAACCCCACGGTGCAAGTCCGTGCCATCAACGCGTTGGGCAGCTTGGAAGAACATCGCGCCGTGCCGCTCCTCAAGAGATTGGTGGCAGGTGAAAACCAAGAGGTAGCAGAGGCGGCGCAAGAAGCCCTGGCCAAGATCGGCTGTGCCGCATGGGGCCGCTGCGGGGCGTTGGCCCTCCTGGGGGAAATGGGAGATCGCTCGCTGGTGCCGGTGGTGGAAAAGTCCCTGAAGGATGACTCCACCAACGTGCGCCTGGAGGCCGTGCGCGCCCTGGGCAAATTTGCCAGCGAACAGGTTATCGCGACCCTTGGGCAGACGGCGCTCACCGATCCTGACCCCTACATCCGCGCCGAGGCCTTGCGCACTATC
- a CDS encoding acetate kinase: protein MKVLVLNSGSSSVKFQLFNMVDEDVLAKGIVERIGSSEASITYQPKGRHKIVETREILNHDAAIAMVLSTLMHPQHGLIKDKSEIAGIGHRLVHGGEEFTGSVLITEEVKAGVRRCIQFAPLHNPHNLKGVEACEQLLKGVPQVGVFDTAFHHTIPQVAYMYGLPYALYKKLGIRRYGFHGTSHMYVAQQAAQVLGKPIEKLKIITCHLGNGSSITAILHGKSVDTSMGFTPLEGLVMGTRCGDIDPALVSYIMEREKLDTRQIDNLMNKSSGMLGLTETTNDMREIEAEAQRGSERHKLALEIFCYRIRKYVGAYIAVLGGVDAIVFTGGIGENSSFVRRTSLANLKALGIEIDEEKNAQNAVDISKGKVKVLVIKTNEELAIARDTKRILESLAAEIEKPVAEEVLAQELATFTPDDRAELVLLWSENPRTPLYELTAKLNKRIGKNISMHVVKHELQRLGLDRVSEQKLEALASRSK from the coding sequence ATGAAAGTGCTGGTGCTAAATAGCGGAAGCTCATCGGTCAAATTTCAGCTGTTCAACATGGTTGACGAAGACGTGCTGGCCAAAGGGATCGTGGAGCGCATCGGCTCCAGCGAGGCCAGCATCACCTATCAGCCAAAGGGTCGCCACAAGATCGTCGAAACGCGCGAAATCCTGAACCACGATGCAGCCATTGCCATGGTGCTCTCCACCCTGATGCATCCCCAACATGGCCTAATCAAAGACAAGTCGGAAATCGCTGGCATTGGCCATCGCCTGGTGCATGGTGGGGAGGAGTTCACCGGATCGGTATTGATCACCGAGGAGGTGAAAGCCGGGGTGCGTCGCTGCATCCAGTTTGCGCCCCTGCACAATCCCCACAACCTCAAAGGTGTTGAAGCCTGTGAACAGCTCCTCAAGGGCGTACCGCAAGTGGGCGTCTTTGACACGGCCTTCCACCACACCATCCCGCAAGTGGCCTACATGTACGGCCTCCCTTACGCCCTTTACAAGAAGCTTGGGATTCGGCGCTACGGCTTCCACGGTACCTCCCACATGTACGTGGCGCAACAGGCCGCACAGGTGCTGGGCAAGCCCATCGAGAAGCTGAAAATCATCACCTGCCACCTCGGCAACGGCAGCAGCATCACCGCCATCCTCCATGGGAAGTCGGTGGACACGAGCATGGGGTTCACGCCGCTGGAAGGCTTAGTGATGGGCACCCGCTGTGGGGACATCGACCCAGCTCTTGTCTCCTACATTATGGAACGCGAAAAGCTGGATACCCGGCAGATCGACAACTTAATGAACAAGAGCAGCGGCATGCTCGGCCTCACCGAGACCACCAACGACATGCGCGAAATAGAGGCCGAGGCACAGCGCGGCAGCGAGCGTCATAAGTTGGCACTGGAGATCTTCTGCTATCGGATACGCAAGTACGTCGGCGCCTACATCGCAGTCTTGGGTGGGGTTGACGCCATCGTGTTCACTGGCGGCATCGGCGAGAACTCCTCTTTTGTGCGCCGCACCTCCCTTGCCAATTTGAAGGCATTGGGTATTGAGATCGATGAGGAGAAGAACGCCCAGAACGCGGTTGACATCAGCAAAGGGAAGGTCAAAGTGCTGGTCATCAAGACCAACGAAGAGCTAGCGATTGCCCGCGATACCAAGCGCATTCTCGAATCGCTGGCCGCGGAGATCGAAAAACCGGTGGCGGAAGAAGTGTTGGCGCAAGAGTTGGCCACCTTCACCCCCGACGACCGGGCGGAGTTGGTGCTCCTCTGGTCTGAGAACCCACGCACGCCGTTGTATGAGCTCACGGCAAAGTTGAACAAGCGGATCGGCAAGAACATCAGCATGCACGTGGTCAAACATGAACTGCAGCGCCTGGGACTGGACCGCGTGTCGGAGCAGAAACTGGAAGCGTTAGCTTCGAGGAGCAAGTGA